The following proteins are encoded in a genomic region of Anser cygnoides isolate HZ-2024a breed goose chromosome 13, Taihu_goose_T2T_genome, whole genome shotgun sequence:
- the LOC106047525 gene encoding uncharacterized protein — translation MAVRKAESLHYSIGLLGISAGSLLLAVHFYSLPRAAPVIPSTALGILLLILSSLLAYAGIRRSQRDASLFLSLCLTISVFWCGYGVVFILEGQGVLNDTGDFRNALVPGLVTFTLALLIVAVVGFLSREVILALIASAVSLASAHEVAMHYSTSFGSSAVACNYMIVCLVGGYFALGRIVYFLSKEKIALPGTDLAKNKAHEKIQPTSGSMNHFAVFGVILNMLSASVFGCRLLGVTSKLFIGQMPWLWAAGVYQIGVCILSYRAMDVLMATFFGFTSILKFAGGYCLLYPVWQTEEPSFPTPFLVVFSILFAVLALFLTLKSLVDGLYLLFYVAYCIALACRPKGFFEGGPQGVDVAIFVASALMALIHLYNVKAGTKVPIGQGVVKALLARSSFLKLREGADLHTPYLGYSKYADAEVLGYACSVLASFAITMTGDPQAPLATVVIPWVVVAGGILKFLGGSVAFARGKTLESSAFILYAVMWIIWGLARYGGLYGTTRSFHTAVGIIAFMLFNGFIVFCTLFLNITWFFYSLTFLLIAVSFLLDAVGALPVGYDIAATVIFGLVSFYCFLSALFNSIFEGSCLPMGRPLVQLSGVGGGTTKCLHLPARKASSVKRIADILKNGGTCGIPTDTVYVLVAACNRPDAVEKAHRSKRQAQERPMSLWISSLKQLEPAKHLFSPLLWDFMEAAWPSPISLVVPRGAWVDFLGMKDSAKYVGTPQSIAIRIPDCSVTTHLIDLVGPIVVTSANPTGEADTTHHNQVYAKLGDKVDAVLCDGPSPENIASTVVDCTKIDSGNIGFFRVGIIPKSQVLQILEQVQKKHSPVPGSGTGTPKGQEEHPNHSHAVRNGVGTAAPAARAPVHSTDGNHTRL, via the exons ATGGCAGTCAGAAAAGCTGAGTCACTGCATTACTCCATAGGGCTCTTGGGCATTTCCGCAG GATCCCTCTTGCTGGCAGTGCATTTCTACAGTTTAcccagagcagccccagtgATCCCCAGCACAGCTTTAGGAATCCTTCTGTTGATTTTATCATCTCTTTTGGCGTATGCAG GAATTCGGAGAAGCCAAAGAGATGCGTCCCTGTTCTTGTCCCTCTGCCTGACCATCTCAGTGTTCTGGTGTGGCTATGGAGTGGTCTTCATCCTGGAAGGGCAAGGAGTTTTGAACGACACCGGTGATTTCCGCAATGCCTTGGTGCCTGGCCTGGTCACATTTACTTTGGCACTACTCATTGTCGCAGTGGTGGGCTTCCTTAGCAGAGAGGTCATCCTAGCTCTGATTGCTTCTGCTGTCTCACTCGCCAGTGCTCATGAAGTCGCCATGCACTATAGCACGTCTTTTGGTTCCTCTGCTGTGGCTTGCAATTATATGATTGTCTGCTTGGTTGGTGGCTATTTTGCTCTGGGAAGGATTGTTTATTTCCTCTCCAAAGAGAAAATTGCCCTCCCCGGCACAGATCTGGCCAAGAATAAGGCCCATGAGAAGATCCAGCCCACCAGTGGTAGCATGAATCATTTTGCGGTTTTCGGTGTGATCCTGAACATGCTGTCTGCCAGTGTCTTTGGCTGCAGGCTCCTGGGCGTCACTAGCAAACTTTTTATCGGACAAATGCcctggctgtgggcagctggggtCTACCAGATTGGAGTCTGCATTTTATCATACCGTGCAATGGATGTACTAATGGCTACCTTCTTCGGTTTCACTTCCATCCTGAAATTTGCGGGAGGCTATTGCCTTCTATACCCAGTCTGGCAAACTGAGGAACCATCCTTCCCTACACCATTCCTTGTCgttttttcaattctttttgcTGTCTTGGCTCTCTTTCTCACTCTTAAGAGCCTGGTGGATGGCCTGTATTTGCTGTTTTATGTGGCCTACTGCATTGCATTAGCTTGCCGTCCCAAGGGATTTTTCGAAGGCGGACCCCAAGGTGTGGATGTGGCCATCTTTGTGGCCTCAGCCTTGATGGCTCTGATTCACCTGTACAACGTGAAAGCAGGCACCAAAGTCCCAATTGGGCAGGGTGTTGTGAAGGCCCTGCTTGCTCGCAGCAGTTTCCTGAAGCTTCGTGAAGGGGCAGACCTTCACACTCCCTACCTAGGGTACTCCAAGTATGCCGATGCAGAAGTACTTGGCTATGCATGCAGCGTCCTTGCTTCTTTTGCTATAACAATGACAGGGGACCCACAGGCTCCACTCGCTACTGTTGTAATCCCATGGGTGGTGGTAGCTGGTGGGATCCTTAAGTTTCTAGGTGGCTCAGTGGCCTTTGCCCGGGGTAAAACCCTGGAGAGCAGTGCCTTCATTCTCTATGCTGTCATGTGGATCATCTGGGGCTTGGCAAGGTATGGTGGCCTCTATGGCACGACCAGAAGCTTCCACACAGCAGTAGGCATCATTGCTTTCATGCTTTTCAATGGCTTCATTGTCTTCTGCACACTCTTCTTAAACATCACCTGGTTCTTTTACTCCCTCACTTTCTTGCTCATTGCTGTCAGCTTCCTGCTGGATGCCGTCGGTGCTCTTCCAGTCGGCTATGACATTGCTGCTACTGTCATCTTTGGTCTGGTCAGCTTTTACTGCTTCCTGTCTGCGCTTTTCAACAGCATCTTTGAGGGTTCCTGCTTACCGATGGGTAGGCCCCttgtgcagctcagtggtgttGGGGGAGGAACGACCAAGTGCCTTCACCTGCCTGCCAGGAAAGCTTCCTCAGTCAAGAGAATTGCAG ATATCCTGAAGAACGGAGGGACTTGTGGCATCCCCACAGATACTGTATATGTGCTTGTGGCAGCCTGTAATCGGCCTGATGCTGTGGAGAAAGCTCACCG CTCCAAACGTCAGGCTCAGGAGCGCCCCATGTCACTCTGGATTTCTAGCCTGAAGCAACTGGAACCTGCAAAGCATTTGTTTAGCCCCCTCCTCTGGGACTTCATGGAAGCTGCCTGGCCATCTCCAATTAGCTTGGTGGTTCCCAGAG GTGCATGGGTGGACTTCCTGGGGATGAAGGACTCTGCTAAATACGTCGGTACCCCTCAGAGCATTGCCATCCGCATCCCTGATTGCTCCGTCACCACACACCTCATCGACCTG GTTGGCCCCATTGTGGTCACGTCAGCTAACCCAACAGGAGAGGCAGACACAACACACCACAACCAAGTGTACGCCAAGCTGGGAGATAAG GTGGATGCAGTTCTTTGCGATGGTCCTTCTCCAGAGAATATTGCTTCTACTGTTGTGGACTGTACCAAAATTGACAGTGGAAATATAGGATTCTTCAGAGTTGGTATCATCCCCAAGTCTCAG GTGCTGCAGATACTGGAGCAGGTGCAGAAGAAACATTCACCGGTTCCTGGCAGTGGTACCGGGACCCCAAAAGGCCAGGAAGAACACCCAAACCACAGCCACGCAGTGCGAAATGGGGTGGGCAcggctgccccagcagccagagccccGGTGCACTCCACTGATGGGAACCACACTCGTCTCTGA
- the LOC106047527 gene encoding glutamine amidotransferase-like class 1 domain-containing protein 3, mitochondrial produces MGKKVAVVLAGCGVYDGSEIHESSAVLVHLSREGAQAEVYAPNVDQMHVVDHVRGQPTQEKRNVLVESARIARGNIKDLAKLDVKGLDALIIPGGFGVAKNLSTWATQGKNCTVSKEVEDVLKAFHAAKKPIGLCCISPVLAAKIFPGCELTVGHDTECEKWPYAKTAETMKELGCKHVNKHVTEIHVDAKNKLVTTSAFMCNAPIHEIYDGIGKMVKEVVRLA; encoded by the exons ATGGGAAAGAAAGTGGCTGTCGTGCTTGCTGGCTGTGGGGTGTACGACGGGAGTGAGATCCATGAGtcttctgctgtgctggtgcACCTCAGCAGGGAGGGGGCACAG GCAGAGGTTTATGCTCCTAACGTTGACCAGATGCATGTGGTGGACCATGTGAGAGGACAGCCAACTCAGGAGAAGCGCAATGTGTTAGTTGAAAGTGCCAGAATAGCCAGAGGCAACATCAAGGATCTGGCTAAGCTGGATGTGAAGGGGCTGGATGCCCTAATAataccag GTGGCTTTGGAGTGGCTAAAAATCTGAGTACTTGGGCCACCCAAGGAAAGAACTGCACTGTATCCAAAGAGGTGGAGGATGTCCTGAAGGCATTCCATGCTGCCAAAAAGCCCATCGGCCTGTGCTGCAtctccccagtgctggcagccAAAATCTTCCCTGGCTGCGAGCTGACTGTGGGTCATGACACAGAGTGTGAGAA atGGCCTTATGCAAAGACTGCTGAGACCATGAAGGAACTTGGCTGCAAGCATGTGAACAAACACGTCACTGAAATTCACGTGGACGCGAAGAACAAGCTGGTGACCACCAGTGCCTTCATGTGCAACGCCCCCATTCACGAAATCTACGATGGCATCGGAAAAATGGTCAAAGAAGTGGTCAGACTTGCCTGA